A region of the Phaseolus vulgaris cultivar G19833 chromosome 11, P. vulgaris v2.0, whole genome shotgun sequence genome:
TTAACACTCAACTTTGTGGCTTTCGACTTTCAATGCTTGGGTCACTATAGTTGGAGGTGGTCTCGGATTGGGGTGAAACTACCATATCTTTCGTAGTCTGCTCCTGGTGGGCCTTTTCTCCAAGGGCTAGGGACATGTGTGTCCCCTCCCCTAACCTTTTTCTCaaatcttcattttttttaaagcgTTAGTCTCATCCACGATTTTTCTATTTCATTTCTACCATTTTCTTCTAAAgggtgatgactttttacggcaagtgcaccgcgtttgtcagaagtaataattgtccctaaggacggatatcgatcccacaaagaacagtgaatcattgagtacaatattcgctaaatataacaacagaacaataaaaaagagtgtgaagtgattatgttggcactgatcaataagaaaacaaacaaagaattagtagcttcaattggaaaaattgggattaagtttcatctctctcactctcatgtattttgattagcatgttaatattaagttctttaattgaaattgatgcccgtataaaaatcatttatatcgattcctcgcatataaaatccttaagaatgttccctaactatcgatccctcgcatacttataagaacaacttagaacgaagctcagacgtttaatagcaattaacatttcaagtctattcctagcactcaaatatgttaagtattgttgtttaggtccgaatcctaaaaatacctcccggtcagatttaagattctcaatttgtcacggagaattaaaagtaaaacaacaataccaataatcaatcaagaactgaatattaatatataaaatatcacctcaatacataagagtttgagcagattactcctaatcccaaagggtagaattagccacgcatacttctatcaccttccattctcccaattgggttacaattcactctatggtgttttcctctcaatctggcacactaaggttgagcctctagccctctatttatcctagtttttctagggttaggttgtttcctatgtcgcgctaatgggctaaatgataaaacataaaaaaaggcccaatctttctttgcatctttttccattctgggaccttctatctttatctttttagctcaaatcattcatctttcatccaaatctccaatcttccttagaaatctgcaattaacaccaaatttgggaataaaatactcttattcaaataaagatcataaaaaatgtaaaaaggtataaattcataaattagggattattttatatgtaaattagcaataaatcctcataagtgcctatattttaatatgaaatattactgaaattagacacttatcactctccccaacttagaatcttgcttgtcctcaagcaaagtaaatgaatatatttgaatttaaatatcaaacaacttaattcaccaaacaacagatcaaattagaaacttatgatgcttccaaattcaaatatagataattatagacacaatcaatttccaggatcaaatcaaaacaaataaatgacaattcatcaaggaatatcttctcatatgctcatgggtaagtgtttctctcttatttttactgaatcataacaaatcacagttgcttttcatttcatcttcaaatcacaaacatattagaaacatgaatcttgaggtcttttagagggttgtaatgaggctgggcttccaaaaaatattggtttttcttagataacaaaatgcacatcttaaagaagaagaacctaccttcaattcaattatagagaacatatatgttatctaattaccactttctttcgatgtcatctttttcctcattttctttcttttcatgattttcatgaattttttttctatctttcttcttttttttttatttctttttcttcttctgtttctctttcttttttgttttgttttcaataataggaaaagattcttcctattttcaactttttgaactttcaaaatcagaaccaaccattcccttttctatatgtatcgcatctatgttctccttccttagacatgctaaagggtagaaaattatatcaataaaggttaaggtgcaatattaacaaaaaatttcttggcccaaagggatataaaaaaaatggaattctaatataaaggttggctttttagccctggctcctaattaacacaaacaaatgcctcaatcatcttcatgctcttttatgatgcaacaaaaataaaaattaagcaaccacaactgtcaattcatcagtaaaactctcaaaactgtttaaggttcacacactcacttggtttaaatggtctcattcctttttgtcttgtcattatctgtcctaatcaatcatcctgttaaattttcatgtatcataattttaactacatttgaatagggattcaatcatattttcttttctaacctgtgtctaattcatctcactacttaatatttaaacacaaattcttttttccacaattcaaaattaatattctagttctttttaatttgaaaaaaaaataaaaataaactagaaaacaaacaaattaaaactgaaatttagtcaagaaagataattcaagacttaaaattaccaaactaataaaacaggaaatttattcaaaataagcaataaaaacaaaccaaacaaatacgcaaataaacagaaaacaaaataaccgaaaaataaaataaataaaataagaaaaaatccaaataactgaaaaagaaaagagaattagagagataaaaccatatttttgttcaatcctctattcttaagaagtcatccagcattttgttaaaacttttatctacagtcttgcttcatttgctggatctgccccctgaataatagaacctgtccccaggtcaaaaatacataacctgcaaaatgattaggaggcatataggattttttttattattcttatttacttttattttttattttaaataaaatcagcaaaggtaataaaacaacataaaactaaaatgtggactgggttgcctcccagtaagcgctcgtttaacgtcatctagcttgacgcCTGTTTATTTCAAGATGGACAACTCTCTTTGTTGCATCATTCTGTACACATTCTTCCCCTGCATTAAAATTTTTATGAccataaaaaagatttaaagtTACCTCCTCATCTTGAGTTCTAACTTGAAGTTCTCCTTTGTCGACATCAACTATGATTCTAGCAGTCTTCATAAAGGGTCTTCCAAGTATCAAGGGAAcctcctcatcttctttcatgtccATCACAACAAAATCCACAGGGAATGTGAATTTATCCACCTTGACgagaacatcttcaaccacaccatatgGATACTTGGTTACTTGATCAGCTAACTTTAAAGTCATCTTGGTGGGTTTAATCTCCAAATCCCCTATTTTCTTCAGCATTGCCAAAGGAATTATATTTACGCTTGCTCCCAAATCCAATAAAGCATTGGCTACTAATAAAGCACCTATAGACACGGGAAGGTTAAAACTCCCTGGGTCCTTGAATTTTTGAGGCAAGCCTTTTGGAATAATGACATTGTATCCATCCTCCAGCtctatatttctttcttcaatatagctcctattctttcgaaatctttcaaatgttgaatcttgcttcaaatttcctgcaaaataatttttagggagcaatttatcaaagaattttctttccttctctttttttgaAGGAGaatgaggatatgataaatctttttcaagaactcctctctccttattttcacttttcctctttattttttcctcctcacttctctctttctcatctctcttcccctttgtctcatctttttcttctttttcagccaCTACATTATCGCAATGCTCTTTTGAATTGGTTTGGCTATTGACTGAAAACTGGCCATTTTGTTCCTCTGGAATTTGTGCAATTTGTTTGGTTAGTTGTCCCATCTGGATCTTTATGCTCCTAATCATGGCCATGCTATTGTCCTGCGCGCTCACAATCTTTGTCAGAGCGTCTTCAACTTTATTCATTCTTTCAAGCATGGATGGATCCTCAACTTCAGGTAAATTGTTCTGATAAAAAcagtgaccattaggatgaacatctccacaaaaatcacacctgaTTGACTGACTTTGGCTTTGAGATGaatgaacaacatataattgttggggcaatttagccatttgt
Encoded here:
- the LOC137808569 gene encoding uncharacterized protein: MAEQQEPPPRRTLGDYVMYQGPRHFSSIAIPTTAKALEINPDFLTLISAYQFTAMEHEDPYSHLDTFYALIGTMGFQSGDLENVYMRLFSFSLAGKAKEWLKSLPNQSLTSWKDVEEKFLQRFFPISRYIKAKSEISMFRQGANEVFCDTWERFKMILRKCPNHGFEDIAQLSIFLNGLRSDIKMLLDAAAGGTMMALDVEQATIIIDALTSTDYKAQHDGQDLHNKGLLEDALLAKNKILTQQIEQLTAQMAKLPQQLYVVHSSQSQSQSIRCDFCGDVHPNGHCFYQNNLPEVEDPSMLERMNKVEDALTKIVSAQDNSMAMIRSIKIQMGQLTKQIAQIPEEQNGQFSVNSQTNSKEHCDNVVAEKEEKDETKGKRDEKERSEEEKIKRKSENKERGVLEKDLSYPHSPSKKEKERKFFDKLLPKNYFAGNLKQDSTFERFRKNRSYIEERNIELEDGYNVIIPKGLPQKFKDPGSFNLPVSIGALLVANALLDLGASVNIIPLAMLKKIGDLEIKPTKMTLKLADQVTKYPYGVVEDVLVKVDKFTFPVDFVVMDMKEDEEVPLILGRPFMKTARIIVDVDKGELQVRTQDEEGKNVYRMMQQRELSILK